The Thermoplasma acidophilum DSM 1728 genome includes a window with the following:
- the zfx gene encoding zinc-containing ferredoxin yields MVKLEELDFKPKPIDEHFLENDKDYPVTGQHNGHDVRAEGMQRLDADGKPYPTKLGIHGTHVAVDWDCCIADGACMDVCPVNLYEWNLNPGKSGTGNDHKIQKGSEEWNKYRTDKCDPVRESDCIFCMACESVCPVRAIKITP; encoded by the coding sequence TTGGTTAAGCTAGAGGAGCTTGATTTCAAGCCAAAGCCCATAGATGAGCATTTTCTTGAGAACGACAAGGACTATCCCGTGACCGGTCAGCACAATGGCCATGATGTAAGGGCCGAGGGAATGCAGAGGCTGGATGCCGACGGAAAGCCCTATCCCACAAAGCTGGGCATACATGGTACCCATGTTGCAGTTGACTGGGACTGCTGCATTGCAGATGGTGCATGCATGGATGTCTGCCCTGTCAATCTCTATGAGTGGAATCTTAATCCCGGAAAATCAGGTACGGGAAACGACCACAAGATACAGAAGGGCAGCGAGGAGTGGAACAAGTACAGGACAGACAAATGTGATCCTGTCCGTGAATCGGATTGCATATTCTGCATGGCTTGCGAGAGCGTCTGCCCTGTGAGAGCAATAAAGATAACTCCGTAA
- a CDS encoding aldo/keto reductase, whose protein sequence is MKYVRYGKTASFVSVLAFGAMTLGEKNRWKLGGVTQELSDKMVKAAFDAGINLYDTADVYDEGDSEIMLGKSLKPYRDQVMIATKVRGRTGNGINESGLSRHHMSIAIRKSLERLDTKWIDIYQYHGWDLHGEFDEFLSTMEHFVDSGYVIYPAVSNFTAWQMATLQAMAVERGYARYESAQMNYSLLNRDIEHEVLPLMKYWSMTLLSWSPLHGGVLTGKYRRGEKPASGTRMGDRGFFFPYFDEVHGWDIVDEVRNIAQEQGCTMSQAALAWIVSKGHVAIIGARNMEQLQENLESINVNLKKEQIERLDKISENREIYPNWMVKRQNGDRNFEILS, encoded by the coding sequence ATGAAATATGTCAGATACGGCAAAACTGCATCATTTGTATCGGTCCTGGCATTCGGAGCGATGACGCTGGGTGAGAAGAACAGGTGGAAGCTTGGAGGCGTCACGCAGGAACTATCGGATAAAATGGTAAAGGCGGCGTTTGATGCTGGCATAAACCTATACGATACTGCCGATGTCTACGATGAGGGGGATTCCGAAATAATGCTGGGAAAATCCCTGAAACCGTACAGAGATCAGGTCATGATAGCTACAAAGGTGAGGGGTAGAACCGGAAATGGAATCAATGAAAGCGGGCTTTCCCGGCATCACATGTCCATAGCGATCAGGAAGAGCCTTGAGAGACTGGACACGAAATGGATCGACATATACCAGTACCATGGCTGGGATCTGCACGGTGAATTCGATGAGTTTCTATCGACCATGGAACATTTCGTTGATTCCGGATACGTGATATACCCCGCAGTTTCCAATTTCACAGCGTGGCAGATGGCTACGCTCCAGGCCATGGCCGTTGAACGCGGCTATGCAAGATACGAGAGCGCACAGATGAATTACAGCCTGCTCAACAGGGATATAGAGCACGAGGTTCTCCCGCTCATGAAGTACTGGTCCATGACGCTTCTTTCCTGGAGCCCTCTGCACGGAGGAGTTCTAACGGGCAAATACAGGAGAGGAGAAAAGCCTGCTTCAGGAACGAGGATGGGTGACCGCGGATTCTTCTTCCCCTACTTCGACGAGGTCCATGGATGGGACATAGTTGACGAGGTCAGGAACATAGCACAGGAGCAGGGCTGCACCATGTCACAGGCTGCGCTTGCCTGGATCGTGTCCAAGGGGCATGTTGCGATCATAGGCGCAAGGAATATGGAGCAGCTGCAGGAGAATCTGGAAAGCATAAATGTTAACCTGAAAAAGGAACAGATTGAAAGGCTGGACAAAATTTCAGAGAACAGGGAGATATATCCAAACTGGATGGTCAAGAGGCAGAACGGAGACCGCAACTTCGAAATACTTTCTTAA
- a CDS encoding bifunctional ADP-dependent NAD(P)H-hydrate dehydratase/NAD(P)H-hydrate epimerase, whose amino-acid sequence MNYYVDMQHDDLNYEYLYGTTYPLMKNAGKAVADAVMKNYPDARTVCVVAGTGNNGGDAIVAGSILSAKYDVRVLIVTEVRSELARRALSEYGGRVIGLDGMEECMKCDVIIDGIFGVGISGDPKDPYRSVIENINRSCSHVVSVDIPSGLGTRYAVKPEITVTFTMEKYGMNQDNSGKIIVADIGIPPDVRKYAGPGDLLYYPKPDPSSHKGMNGTLAIVGGWEFHGSSVIAALAAERIGLDLVRVFVSPRNYQIVSGYDPGIIVRQVEKLDEKKLSEIYGNSAILLGPGMGKGDDAMEAARKIVSDSRVPMVVDADALDAVGAYSGSFAGRKIIITPHKGEFRRISGFEPTEENAISYARKKGLIVVLKGQVDVITNGEEVHYAKGGNARMTMGGTGDLLAGIISAFLARSVDPMRACLMGTYLNKALGEAAYSKHGYWYTVTDMISEIPGVMGKYIKI is encoded by the coding sequence ATGAATTATTACGTGGACATGCAGCATGATGATCTAAACTACGAATATCTCTACGGAACCACATACCCGCTGATGAAGAATGCCGGTAAGGCGGTGGCCGACGCCGTGATGAAGAACTACCCTGACGCAAGGACAGTGTGTGTTGTTGCAGGTACCGGAAACAACGGTGGAGATGCCATAGTTGCCGGATCGATACTAAGTGCGAAGTACGATGTCAGGGTTCTTATCGTCACCGAAGTTAGATCCGAACTGGCAAGGCGTGCACTATCCGAATACGGCGGCAGGGTGATCGGCCTAGATGGCATGGAGGAGTGCATGAAATGCGATGTCATAATCGACGGTATATTCGGAGTGGGGATATCGGGAGATCCAAAAGATCCATACAGGAGCGTGATAGAGAATATAAACAGATCCTGTTCTCATGTGGTTTCTGTGGACATACCATCCGGCCTGGGAACCAGGTACGCGGTGAAGCCGGAAATAACCGTAACGTTCACGATGGAGAAATACGGAATGAATCAGGATAACAGCGGGAAAATAATCGTTGCGGATATAGGGATACCTCCGGATGTTAGGAAATATGCCGGCCCGGGGGATCTACTGTACTATCCAAAGCCAGATCCATCCTCTCACAAAGGCATGAACGGCACCCTCGCAATAGTGGGCGGCTGGGAGTTCCACGGATCATCCGTCATAGCCGCTCTCGCCGCTGAAAGGATCGGCCTTGATCTCGTCAGGGTGTTCGTATCCCCGAGAAACTACCAGATAGTTTCAGGATACGATCCGGGAATAATCGTGCGGCAGGTCGAAAAGCTGGACGAAAAGAAACTATCAGAGATCTATGGAAATTCAGCCATACTGCTGGGGCCGGGCATGGGGAAGGGCGATGATGCCATGGAAGCAGCACGGAAAATCGTATCGGATTCCAGAGTGCCAATGGTTGTTGATGCCGATGCGCTTGATGCCGTTGGAGCGTATTCCGGGAGCTTTGCCGGTCGCAAGATTATCATAACGCCACATAAAGGCGAATTCAGGCGCATATCCGGGTTTGAACCGACCGAAGAAAATGCAATATCATATGCAAGAAAGAAGGGGCTTATAGTCGTTCTCAAGGGCCAGGTCGATGTGATAACAAACGGCGAGGAGGTGCACTATGCAAAGGGCGGCAATGCAAGGATGACGATGGGAGGCACGGGAGACCTGCTGGCCGGCATAATCTCAGCGTTTCTGGCAAGGTCCGTCGATCCGATGAGGGCATGCCTCATGGGCACCTACCTGAATAAGGCCCTGGGTGAGGCAGCCTATTCCAAACACGGCTACTGGTACACGGTGACCGATATGATATCGGAGATACCCGGTGTCATGGGGAAATACATTAAAATATAG
- a CDS encoding class I adenylate-forming enzyme family protein → MDTGAGSSLYDAFATVARENESRVALYFLGKPLTYHALISMSDSLAHNLDEMGVDKSAAILAGNSPQFIVSILALNSLGLGAALLRPGESPEEYGAEYVIASDYMMNYREFNFRDLFLIRDEDFAPYGTSLKYYFREYLGERPDLMSRPGVHRISDLVFDRVSSPERQRNADGVAIIKRTQKAQSQILLKNSDILSSIQDISNYLEGFRKNIVVSSSLYHLSTLQFIFTALLNGGTVNLVPDYIDASTTMKLAEKLESNMVLGNSNLYGQIIRKKIGIPKSIRFLFLLGEDFTADFMSSFQNQTGRTIKVGYDLTAIGGCATLTPIDSDYDGSIGKPLSGVKIRITDRSGRDVQPGEIGLIEVSSMHFAGGSENSYYSTGDLGFMDADGRLHLERSRRMIINGTLIDPEPIEAEALKVPGVRDMAMGMQYDSGLPALVAYVVADDLNGIKRFFSTKVPPYLRPSKYVQVRKIPRSPAGKVIRDQIVDAGKQGEQKVSAST, encoded by the coding sequence ATGGATACGGGCGCAGGATCGAGCCTCTACGATGCATTTGCAACCGTTGCAAGAGAAAACGAAAGCAGGGTTGCCCTCTACTTTCTGGGAAAACCGCTGACGTATCATGCTTTAATTTCAATGTCTGATTCTCTTGCCCACAACCTTGATGAGATGGGCGTGGACAAGAGTGCGGCGATCTTGGCAGGAAATTCGCCGCAATTCATAGTGTCGATTCTTGCCCTGAATTCACTAGGCCTTGGCGCAGCCCTCCTCAGGCCTGGAGAATCGCCAGAGGAGTACGGTGCAGAGTATGTGATAGCAAGCGATTACATGATGAATTACAGGGAATTCAACTTCAGGGATCTTTTCCTGATAAGGGACGAGGATTTTGCGCCGTACGGAACTTCACTCAAATATTATTTCAGGGAATACCTGGGAGAAAGGCCCGATCTTATGTCAAGACCGGGAGTGCACAGGATATCGGACCTGGTCTTCGACAGGGTTTCCTCACCGGAGAGACAGCGGAATGCAGATGGCGTGGCCATAATCAAGAGAACACAGAAGGCTCAGTCACAGATCCTTTTGAAGAACAGTGATATTCTGTCATCCATTCAGGATATATCGAATTATCTGGAGGGCTTCAGAAAGAACATTGTTGTTTCTTCTTCGCTATACCATCTTTCAACGCTACAGTTCATCTTCACGGCCCTCCTCAATGGAGGCACAGTAAACCTTGTTCCTGATTACATCGATGCAAGCACAACCATGAAGCTTGCAGAAAAGCTCGAAAGCAATATGGTGCTTGGAAATTCCAACCTTTACGGGCAGATCATCAGAAAGAAGATCGGAATTCCGAAATCCATAAGATTTCTTTTCCTCCTTGGCGAAGACTTCACGGCAGACTTCATGTCCAGCTTCCAAAACCAGACAGGGCGTACCATAAAGGTGGGATACGATTTGACAGCCATCGGAGGGTGTGCCACCCTGACGCCGATTGACTCCGATTATGATGGAAGCATCGGCAAGCCCCTTTCAGGGGTTAAAATACGGATCACGGACAGATCCGGCAGGGATGTGCAGCCAGGTGAAATAGGATTGATTGAAGTTTCTTCCATGCATTTCGCCGGCGGATCTGAGAACAGCTATTACAGCACAGGCGATCTGGGCTTCATGGATGCTGACGGGAGGCTCCATCTGGAAAGGTCAAGGCGGATGATCATAAACGGGACGCTGATAGATCCGGAACCGATAGAAGCGGAAGCACTGAAGGTGCCAGGTGTCAGGGACATGGCCATGGGGATGCAGTACGATTCCGGCCTTCCGGCTCTGGTGGCTTACGTTGTCGCAGATGACCTCAACGGAATCAAGAGATTTTTCAGTACAAAGGTGCCGCCGTACCTTCGTCCCTCAAAATACGTTCAGGTCAGGAAGATACCCAGGAGCCCGGCTGGCAAGGTGATCCGCGATCAGATCGTGGATGCCGGCAAGCAGGGCGAACAGAAGGTTTCTGCCAGTACCTGA